The DNA region CAGCGTGCCGCGCTCTACACGAACGGCTACCAGGCCGGCGGGCTGGCGACGGCCCGGCAGCTGCACGGCAAGGCGATGAGCTACAACAACTACGTCGACGCCGACGCCGCGTGGCGGGCCGCGCACGACCACAGCGGTCCGGCCGTCGCGATCATCAAGCATGCGAACCCGTGCGGCATCGCCGTCGGCGCGGACATCGCCCAGGCCCACGCCAGGGCGCACGCGTGCGACCCGCTGTCGGCCTACGGCGGTGTCATCGCGGCGAACGGTGTGATCACGAAGGCCGCGGCCGAGCAGATCGCACCGGTCTTCACCGAGGTCGTCGTCGCGCCGGGCTTCGAGCCGGACGCCCTGGAGATCCTCACCGCGAAGAAGAACATCCGGCTGCTGGTCGTCGACACGCCGCCGACCGCGACGGTCGAGACCCGGCCGATCAGCGGCGGCCTGCTCGTCCAGGCGACCGACCGGATCGATGCCGTGACGCCCGACGGCGGCGACGACCCGGCGCGCTGGGTCCTGGCCGCCGGGGAGCCGGCCGACGCGGCCACGCTCGCGGATCTGGCCTTCGCCTGGCGCTCGGTCCGCGCGGTCAAGTCGAACGCGATCCTGCTGGCCTCCGACGGTGCGTCGATCGGGGTCGGGATGGGGCAGGTCAACCGGGTCGACTCGTGCCGGCTGGCCGTCGAGCGAGCCAACTCCGGCGACGTCGAGCGGGCCCGCGGGGCGGTCGCGGCCTCCGATGCGTTCTTCCCGTTCGCCGACGGCCTCCAGGTGCTCCTGGACGCCGGCGTGCGTGCCGTCGTGCAGCCCGGTGGCTCCGTCCGCGACGACGAGGTGATCGCCGCGGCGACCGCTGCCGGCGCAACCCTCTACCTCACCGGCACCCGCCACTTCGCGCACTGACCCTGCTGCCCCTGCTCCGCCCACGACCTGTCGGACCCGCGGCCCAGACCTGTCGGACCTGCGGCCGCCCGAGCGGTGGTCGCTGGTCCGACACGTGGTTCAGGGGCGGTGGGCGTCGCGCAGGGGGCGGGCCGGGTCGGCGGCGACGGCGCGGTCGAGGTGGGGCAGCGCCGGCGCGGTGAAGAGCCGGCGGGCTGCCCCGACGTCGCGGGGTCGGTCGACCGCCAGCACGGCGGTGAGCTCGTCGGTCCCGGCGGTGAACCACAGCGCCGTGAACTCCGCAGCCGCGTGATCGTCACCCGTCCCGCGGAGCACGACGTCGTCCTCCGGGCCGGGTGCGCCGACCATCGCCAGCTCATGGCCCAGCTGCGTCGAGAAGACGTACGGCGCCACGTCGTGCGGCGGTCCGTCGCCGGCCGTGCCGAGCAAGGTGCGGACCGCCACCGCCGGCCCGCGCAGGGCGCCGTCCCAGTGCCCCCCGGGGACCCAGCCGTGCCGCGCGGAACGTCGGCGGGCCAGGTCGCCGACGGCCACGACCCGGCCGCGGGTGCCGGGCACGCGGTAGCCCCCGTCGACGGCGATCGAGCCGTCCGCGGCCACCGGCAGGGCGTCGCCGATCCAGGCCGAGGACGGCCGGGCGCCGACCGCGGCGAGCACGACGTCGGCGTCGAGGACCCGCCCGTCGGCGAGCTCGACCTGCCCGGCTGCGACGCGGACCACACCGGTCCCGGTCAGCAGGCGGACACCGGCCGCCGCGTACCAGGGGATCGTGAGGGCACCGACCGGGACGCCGAGGGCTGTCGCGGACGGCGCGGGCGCGGCCTCGACCACCGTCACGTCCACCCCGGCGCCGGCCGCGACGCCGGCCACCTCGGCGCCGATCCAGCCCGCTCCGACGATCACCAGCCGTGCTCCGGGCGTCAGCGCCGTCCGGAGCCGGGCGGCGTCGGCGGCCGTGTGCAGGGTCAGGGCCGTCTCCCACCCGGCCGGCCGGACGGCGTGCGCGCCGGTCGCCAGGACGGCCGCGTCTGCTGCGACCGACCCGGTGGTCGTCCGGATCGTCACACCGTGCGCGCCGACCTGCAGGCCGGTCGCGGCCTCGCCGAGCCGGACGTCGTCCGCCCGGTCGAGGTCGATGCCCAGCTCCGCCCGGAGCCAGGCCGGCTCGGCGCGGGTGAACAGCTCCTTGGACAGCGGCGGCCGGTCGTAGGGTTCGACGTCCTCAGCCCCGACGAGGGTCACGTGCCCGTCGAAGCCGTGGTCGCGCAGGGCGTGGACCGCCTGGCTCCCGGCGAGCCCGCCGCCCACGACGACGATCGAGCGCAACGGCCCGCCCAGGTCGTGGGTCAGGTCGTGGGTCAGGTCGTCGGGCGGGTCGGCTGACGTGAGGTCGCGGTGGGCCGGCACCCGATCACGGTAGTCTCCGGGCGTGACGCCTGCCCCGCCGGAACCGGTCGAACGGCACACCGCCCCGGCACTCTGGCTCGTCGTGCTGGCCCTCGTCGGGATGACCCTGACGGCGGTCGCGGACGGTGCCCGGACCGCCGCAGCCGTGCTCGTGGCGACGCTGGTCGGCGCCGCGGCCGCCCGGCTGATCGGCCGCGGCCGCCATCCCGAGGGGATCGCGGTGCGCTCGACCTGGCTGGACGTGACGATCCTCCTGCTGCTCGCGCTGGGCATCGGGCTGCTGATGCTTGCGCCAGGCGTCGCCCCTGACCCTGCTGCGACCGGGTCCGTGACCGGGTCGGCAGCAGGATCAGCGGCAGGGTCAGCAGCGGGTCAGTACCGGTCGGGCACCGGCTCCCCGTCGTCCTGAGCGTCGATCGCGTCGATCGCCTCGTCCTCGACGGACGTGCCGGCGAACGCGAACCATGCCAGTCCGGCGATCGCCGCACCGAGCAGGGGCGCGGCCCAGAACAGCCACACCTGTCCGATCGCGTCGCCCCCGGCGAAGATCGCCGACGCGGTCGAGCGTGCCGGGTTGAGCGACGCGCCGGTGACCGGGCTGAGCACGAGCAGCAGGGCGGCGTAGGTGAACCCGATCGCGATCGGGGCCGCACCCGGCAGCGCGCGGCGGTGCCGGGCGCCCAGCACGACGGCGACCAGGAGCGCTGCGGCGACGGTCTCCAGCAGCAGGGCGGCCTTGAGGTCGAAGCCGACGGTGTCGCCGGACATCGCCCAGAGCGGTGAGCCGCTGTCCCAGCCGTTGGCCGTCATGGCCCAGAGCTCACCGGCATCGGTCAGCTGGAGCAGGCCAGGCAGCCCGCTCGGGATCGTCGAGAAGAGGACGGCGGCAGCCGCGACCCCGCCGACCAGCTGTGCGAGCCAGTAGAGCGGGAGGTCGAGCCAGGGCGTCCGGCCCGCGATCGCCGAGCCGAGCGTGACGGCCGGGTTGAAGTGGCCACCCGAGACGTGCCCGAGGGTCGCTGTGGCGGCGGCGAGGACCAGGCCCGCCGCGAGCGCGCTGCCGAACGCACCGGCGCCGCTCAGTGGGCTGTACAGCACGGTCCCGAGCGTCACGATCACCAGGGCGAAGGTGCCGAGCGCCTCGGCGCCGATCCGCGCGGCCACGCCGGGGCCGCCGGCGTCCGTAGCGGAGGTCGTCGGGATGAAGCCGCCGAAGCCGACGGGCGTGTCGGTGTCGTCGTCCGCGACGTCGTCGACCGGTGCGGAGCCGGGCGCGTCGTCGACGGTCCCGAGCTCGGGGGCAGCGCCTGCCGCGGCGTCGGTCACGGCCGGGTCGATGGGGGTGGGGTCGTTGGTGGACATGCGAATCCTGTCGTCGAGAGCGGTGGGCATCGTCTACGCCACCGTCGGGCATCATGCCATCGCAACGGACGCCGTACGGTACAACCGCCGGTCAGGCGCACCCGTTCGGAAAGATCTCTCGACGTCGAGTAATCTGACCGGCAGCAGGAGGCGCCGACGCCCCGCCGGCGCAGCCGGTCCGCCGGGCGCCTGGGGCCGGAGCACGAACCACCACAGCAACGGAGTTCATCGATGGGCAAGATCAAGGTCGTCGGGCCGGTCGTCGAGCTGGACGGCGACGAGATGACCCGGATCATCTGGCAGGTCATCAAGGACCGCCTGATCCACCCCTACCTGGACATCGACCTGCGGTACTACGACCTGTCGATCGAGAACCGCGACGCGACCGACGACCAGGTCACGATCGACGCTGCGTACGCCATCAAGGAGCACGGCGTCGGCGTCAAGTGCGCGACCATCACGCCGGACGAGGCACGGGTGGCGGAGTTCGGCCTCAAGAAGATGTGGGTCTCGCCCAACGGGACGATCCGCAACATCCTCGGCGGCGTCGTGTTCCGCGAGCCGATCATCATCTCGAACATCCCGCGGCTGGTCCCGGGCTGGAACAAGCCGATCATCATCGGCCGGCACGCCTTCGGCGACCAGTACCGGGCGACCAACTTCAAGGTGCCCGGTGCCGGCACCCTGACCTTGACCTTCACGCCGGCGGACGGCTCGGAGCCGATCACGCAGGAGGTCGTGACCTACCCCGAGGGCGGCGGTGTCGCGATGGGGATGTACAACTTCAACGACTCGATCCGGGACTTCGCCCGGGCGTCCCTCGCCTACGGCCTGCAGCGCGGGTACCCGGTCTACCTGTCGACCAAGAACACGATCCTCAAGGCCTACGACGGCGCGTTCAAGGACATCTTCGCGGAGGTGTTCGAGACCGAGTTCGCCGAGGCGTTCGCCGCGGCCGGCCTGACCTACGAGCACCGCCTGATCGACGACATGGTCGCCGCGGCGATGAAGTGGGAGGGCGGCTACGTCTGGGCCTGCAAGAACTACGACGGCGACGTCCAGTCGGACACCGTCGCCCAGGGCTTCGGCTCGCTCGGGCTGATGACGTCGGTACTCATGACGCCGGATGGCCGGACCGTCGAGGCCGAGGCCGCGCACGGCACCGTCACCCGGCACTACCGCCAGCACCAGGCCGGCAGACCGACCTCGACCAACCCGATCGCGTCGATCTTCGCCTGGACCGGCGGGTTGCGGCACCGCGGCACGCTCGACGGCACGCCCGAGGTCACCGCGTTCGCCCAGACCCTCGAGGACGTCGTCGTCGCGACAGTCGAGAGCGGCAAGATGACCAAGGACCTGGCCCTGCTCGTCGGTCCGGAGCAGCCCTGGTTGACCACCGAGGACTTCCTCGCTGCACTGGATGAGAACCTCGCCGCACGCCTCGGTCGATCAGCAGGCTCGAAGGAGATCTGATGGCCCCCCCGAACCCCAGCGCCCACCCGGTCACCGTCACGGTGACCGGTGCGGCCGGCCAGATCGGCTACTCGCTGCTGTTCCGCATCGCGTCCGGCGCGATGCTGGGCACCGGCACCCCCGTGCGGCTCCGGCTGCTGGAGATCCCCCAAGGGATGAAGGCCGCCGAGGGCACGGCGATGGAGCTGCACGACTGCGCCTTCCCCCTGCTGGAGTCGGTCGAGATCTACGACGACGCGCGCGCCGCGTTCGACGGGGTCAACGTCGCCCTCCTGGTCGGTGCGCGCCCGCGCGGACCGGGCATGGAGCGCAGCGACCTCCTGGCGGCCAACGGCGGGATCTTCGGGCCGCAGGGTGAGGCGATCAACGCGGGAGCCGCCGACGACGTCCGCGTCCTGGTGGTCGGGAACCCGGCGAACACCAACGCCCTGATCGCCCAGGCGCACGCCCCCGACGTCCCGGCGGAGCGGTTCACGGCGATGACGCGTCTCGACCACAACCGCGCGTTGTCCCAGCTCGCCCACAAGTCCGGCGTCGGTGTCCGGCGGATCAAGCGGGTCACGATCTGGGGCAACCACTCGGCCACCCAGTACCCGGACATCTTCCACGCGACGATCGGCGGCCGGCCGGCCGTCGACGTCGTCGGCGACAGCGGGTGGCTCGAGCACGTCTTCATCCCGACGGTCGCCAAGCGCGGCGCGGCGATCATCGAGACACGCGGCGCGTCGTCGGCAGCGTCGGCGGCCAACGCGGCGATCGACCACGTGCACTCCTGGGTGCTCGGCACCCCCGAGGGGACCTGGACGTCGGCCGGCATCGTGTCCGACGGCTCCTACGGCGTGCCGGAGGGTCTCATCTGCTCGTTCCCGGTCACCTCGGTCAACGGCAGGTGGCAGATCGTCCAGGGGCTCGAGATCAACGACTTCTCGCGGGCCAGGATCGACGCGTCGATCGCCGAGCTCGTCGAGGAGCGCGACGCCGTCCACGAGCTCGGCCTGCTCTGACGTGTCGCCTCCCCGCACCGGTCGGGTAGGCCGGGCCCGTGGCTGACACCTGGGCCCGGGTGGCCGTCCGGGTGCGGCCGGGTGCGTCCCGGACGCGGGTCGGCGGTGCGTACGCCGATCGGCTCGTCGTCGCGGTGAGCGCCCGCGCGGTCGAGGGCGCCGCGACCGAAGCGGTGCTCGAGGCGGTCGCCAGGGCCTTCGGCGTCCGACGACGTCACGTCCGGCTGCTCACCGGTGCGACCAGTCGCGACAAGGTGATCGAGATCGACAGCCCCGCTGCCGCTGTCGCTCAGCGCCTCGTGGAGCTCCTCGAGGGCTGATCTGCGCGGCGGCCCGCGCCCGGTCACGGCGTGTAGCGGGGCCCGACCAGCAGGGACGCCGACCGCATTCATCCCATTGCTGCAAGTTGCAGCATGGTTTACAGTCCGGGGACACCCGACTTCACCCGGGTGAAGAACGTGGTGACAAGGGAGTCCCCGATGGCCAAGCCCACGCGCGCAGCGACCGCCCTGCTGGCAACCCTCGCGGTTGCCCTGACCGGAGCGGTGGGCCTCGCCGGTCCGCTCGTTCCCACCGCGCAGGCGGTCGCCACGAGCGTCGCCCTCGTCGGTGACCTGCAGAGCGAGCTCGGCTGCCCCGGCGACTGGCAGCCCGACTGCCCCGCGACCGAGCTCGCCGCGACGGCCACGCCCGGCCAGTTCGCCGCCGAGTTCGAGGTCCCGGCCGGTTCCTGGCAGTACAAGGTCGCGCTCAACGACACCTGGGACGAGGCGTACGGACGCGACGGCGGCGGCGACAACATCCCCCTGGTGATCGCCGGCCCGACGACCCTCCGGGTGACCTACGACGACACCACGCACCGGATCGCGCTGACCCCCACGGCCCTGACCGGTGACCACACCCCGGCCGACGACGCCCTGGTCGCCGCACCCGTGCGCCAGCCGGGGTCAGCCGAGCAGTTCTACTTCGTGATGACCGACCGGTTCGCCAACGGCGACCCCCTCAACGACACCGGTGGCCTGACCGGTGACCGCCTCACGACCGGGTTCGACCCGACCGACAAGGGCTTCTACAACGGTGGCGACCTGGCGGGTCTCCGCGCCCAGCTCGACTACATCGACGGCCTCGGCACGACGGCGATCTGGCTCACGCCGTCGTTCCTCAACCGCCCGGTCCAGGGCACCGGCGCCGACGCCTCGGCGGGCTACCACGGGTACTGGATCACCGACTTCACCCAGATCGACCCGCACCTGGGCACCAATGCCGAGCTCGAGGGCCTCATCGCCGACGCCCACGCGCGGGGGATCAAGGTCTACTTCGACATCATCACCAACCACACCGCCGACGTCATCGACTACTCGGAGGGCCAGTACTCCTACATCGACCAGGCCACGAGCCCGTACTACGAGGCCGACGGCGTGACGGCCTTCGACCCCGCCACGTACGCCGGCACCGGGACGTTCCCCGCGCTCGACCCCGTCAACTCCTTCCCGTACACGCCGGTCGTCGCGCCCGAGGACGCCGAGGTCAAGGTCCCGGCGTGGCTGAACGACCCGACGCTCTACCACAACCGCGGCAACTCGACCTACACCGGTGAGTCGACGACGTACGGCGACTTCTCCGGCCTCGACGACCTCATGACCGAGCAGCCGACGGTGGTCGACGGCTTCGTCGACGTCTACGAGGGCTGGATCGACCTGGGCATCGACGGCTTCCGGATCGACACCGTCAAGCACGTGAACTTCGAGTTCTGGGAGCAGTGGACCACCGAGGTCCTCGACTACGCCCACGCGCAGGGCAAGCCCGACTTCTTCATGTTCGGCGAGGTGTACGACGCCGACCCGGCCAAGCTCTCGCCCTACGTGCGCCGGACCGACATGAGCTCCGTCCTGGACTTCACGTTCCAGTCCTCGGCCTCGACGTTCGCCCGTGGCTTCAGCCCGGACGGTCTGACCCAGCTCTTCGCGGGCGACG from Cellulomonas sp. KRMCY2 includes:
- a CDS encoding NAD(P)/FAD-dependent oxidoreductase, with the protein product MPAHRDLTSADPPDDLTHDLTHDLGGPLRSIVVVGGGLAGSQAVHALRDHGFDGHVTLVGAEDVEPYDRPPLSKELFTRAEPAWLRAELGIDLDRADDVRLGEAATGLQVGAHGVTIRTTTGSVAADAAVLATGAHAVRPAGWETALTLHTAADAARLRTALTPGARLVIVGAGWIGAEVAGVAAGAGVDVTVVEAAPAPSATALGVPVGALTIPWYAAAGVRLLTGTGVVRVAAGQVELADGRVLDADVVLAAVGARPSSAWIGDALPVAADGSIAVDGGYRVPGTRGRVVAVGDLARRRSARHGWVPGGHWDGALRGPAVAVRTLLGTAGDGPPHDVAPYVFSTQLGHELAMVGAPGPEDDVVLRGTGDDHAAAEFTALWFTAGTDELTAVLAVDRPRDVGAARRLFTAPALPHLDRAVAADPARPLRDAHRP
- a CDS encoding NADP-dependent isocitrate dehydrogenase, whose amino-acid sequence is MGKIKVVGPVVELDGDEMTRIIWQVIKDRLIHPYLDIDLRYYDLSIENRDATDDQVTIDAAYAIKEHGVGVKCATITPDEARVAEFGLKKMWVSPNGTIRNILGGVVFREPIIISNIPRLVPGWNKPIIIGRHAFGDQYRATNFKVPGAGTLTLTFTPADGSEPITQEVVTYPEGGGVAMGMYNFNDSIRDFARASLAYGLQRGYPVYLSTKNTILKAYDGAFKDIFAEVFETEFAEAFAAAGLTYEHRLIDDMVAAAMKWEGGYVWACKNYDGDVQSDTVAQGFGSLGLMTSVLMTPDGRTVEAEAAHGTVTRHYRQHQAGRPTSTNPIASIFAWTGGLRHRGTLDGTPEVTAFAQTLEDVVVATVESGKMTKDLALLVGPEQPWLTTEDFLAALDENLAARLGRSAGSKEI
- a CDS encoding DUF167 domain-containing protein — its product is MADTWARVAVRVRPGASRTRVGGAYADRLVVAVSARAVEGAATEAVLEAVARAFGVRRRHVRLLTGATSRDKVIEIDSPAAAVAQRLVELLEG
- the purH gene encoding bifunctional phosphoribosylaminoimidazolecarboxamide formyltransferase/IMP cyclohydrolase, translating into MSASTRPAPLPADDARRPVRRALISVYDKAGLPELAAALHDAGVELVSTGSTAATIAAAGVPVTPVEELTGFPECLDGRVKTLHPRVHAGILADTRRPEHLAQLAELGVETFELVVVNLYPFTATVASGAGPDECVEQIDIGGPSMVRAAAKNHPSVAVVVDPTAYDDVIASVRAGGFTHAQRTALAAKAFVHTATYDVAVASWMGNVLTTTDAVDGIATGFPAWIGGTWDRADVLRYGENPHQRAALYTNGYQAGGLATARQLHGKAMSYNNYVDADAAWRAAHDHSGPAVAIIKHANPCGIAVGADIAQAHARAHACDPLSAYGGVIAANGVITKAAAEQIAPVFTEVVVAPGFEPDALEILTAKKNIRLLVVDTPPTATVETRPISGGLLVQATDRIDAVTPDGGDDPARWVLAAGEPADAATLADLAFAWRSVRAVKSNAILLASDGASIGVGMGQVNRVDSCRLAVERANSGDVERARGAVAASDAFFPFADGLQVLLDAGVRAVVQPGGSVRDDEVIAAATAAGATLYLTGTRHFAH
- a CDS encoding malate dehydrogenase encodes the protein MAPPNPSAHPVTVTVTGAAGQIGYSLLFRIASGAMLGTGTPVRLRLLEIPQGMKAAEGTAMELHDCAFPLLESVEIYDDARAAFDGVNVALLVGARPRGPGMERSDLLAANGGIFGPQGEAINAGAADDVRVLVVGNPANTNALIAQAHAPDVPAERFTAMTRLDHNRALSQLAHKSGVGVRRIKRVTIWGNHSATQYPDIFHATIGGRPAVDVVGDSGWLEHVFIPTVAKRGAAIIETRGASSAASAANAAIDHVHSWVLGTPEGTWTSAGIVSDGSYGVPEGLICSFPVTSVNGRWQIVQGLEINDFSRARIDASIAELVEERDAVHELGLL
- a CDS encoding aquaporin, producing the protein MSTNDPTPIDPAVTDAAAGAAPELGTVDDAPGSAPVDDVADDDTDTPVGFGGFIPTTSATDAGGPGVAARIGAEALGTFALVIVTLGTVLYSPLSGAGAFGSALAAGLVLAAATATLGHVSGGHFNPAVTLGSAIAGRTPWLDLPLYWLAQLVGGVAAAAVLFSTIPSGLPGLLQLTDAGELWAMTANGWDSGSPLWAMSGDTVGFDLKAALLLETVAAALLVAVVLGARHRRALPGAAPIAIGFTYAALLLVLSPVTGASLNPARSTASAIFAGGDAIGQVWLFWAAPLLGAAIAGLAWFAFAGTSVEDEAIDAIDAQDDGEPVPDRY